The following proteins are encoded in a genomic region of Coffea eugenioides isolate CCC68of chromosome 6, Ceug_1.0, whole genome shotgun sequence:
- the LOC113775126 gene encoding thioredoxin-like 3-1, chloroplastic, with the protein MSIFAPNSHILCREIHNPHQQHWWGGGSCFVLVKSYGFSFDQRKDEWKKVAKRDSRVGAGFLPDLSRPAAMEMQPIEDCDQLDKILDEAKQLSQPIIIDWMASWCRKCIYLEPKLEKLAAEYDTKLRFFCVDVNKVPQALVKHGNITKMPTIQLWKDGEMKAQVIGGHKAWLVIEEVRQMIQNFV; encoded by the exons ATGTCCATCTTTGCACCAAATTCACACATCTTATGCAGGGAAATCCATAATCCTCATCAGCAGCACTGGTGGGGTGGCGGAAGCTGCTTCGTTCTAGTAAAATCATATGGGTTCAGCTTTGATCAAAGAAAAGATGAGTGGAAGAAAGTAGCAAAGAGAGACTCCAGGGTTGGTGCTGGGTTTTTGCCAGACTTGTCAAGGCCTGCAGCTATGGAAATGCAACCCATTGAAGATTGTGATCAGTTGGACAAGATTCTTGATGAAGCTAAACAACTCTCACAACCCATCATCATCGATTG GATGGCTTCTTGGTGCCGGAAATGCATCTATTTGGAGCCAAAACTAGAGAAATTAGCTGCTGAATATGATACCAA GCTTAGGTTCTTCTGTGTCGATGTGAACAAAGTGCCCCAGGCCTTAGTAAAGCACGGAAACATAACA AAAATGCCAACGATACAG CTATGGAAAGATGGTGAGATGAAAGCACAAGTGATCGGAGGACACAAAGCTTGGCTTGTTATTGAAGAAGTGAGACAAATGATCCAGAACTTTGTGTAG